In Pseudomonas sp. FP1742, the DNA window CCAATGACCGCGCAAGCGCACCAGTGTGTGGGCGCTTGCGCGGTGCATGCCCACAGCCACGAACGGGCGCGGTTATCGTCGGCGCCGGTCAGTGACTTCCAAGGGTTCTGGGGGGCGTTTGGGTGTTCGTGTTTCGCGTTCTGAACGAAATATCTCCAAACACCATCCCACCTGAAATCCGCCTTGTCCCTGCAGCTCCGAAACACCCACTGACACAAGCTTGATCTCGATCACTTGTTCGCCACCGCACACTCTTTACTATCGCGCTTCCATCGAAGGCCAAGGACGGCTCATTGGGAGCCTGCGGCCGATCATTCTCAAGGAAGAGTCAATCATGCGGTCATTGAAAATCATTCTGCTGGCATCGGCATTCAACGGCCTGACCCAGCGGGCCTGGCTGGATTTGCGTCAGGCCGGTCACTCGCCCAGCGTGGTGCTGTTCACCGATGAAGACGCGGTGTGCGAGCAGATCGAACACGCCGGCGCCGACCTGGTGATCTGCCCGTTTCTCAAGGACCGGGTACCGCAGCAACTGTGGAGCAACCTCAAGCGCCCTGTGGTGATCATTCATCCGGGCATTGTCGGCGACCGTGGCGCCAGTGCGCTGGACTGGGCGATCACCCGAGAGCTCAGCCGCTGGGGTGTGACTGCGTTGCAAGCGGTGGAGGAAATGGATGCCGGACCGGTCTGGGCCACCTGTGAATTCAACCTGCCCCAGGGTCTGCGCAAATCCGAGTTGTACAACGGGCGCGTCAGCGACGCGGCGATCGCCTGCATCCGCGAAGTCGTAGAAAAGTTTATCGACGGTTTCGAGCCAGTGCCTTTGGACTACAGCCAACGCCATGTGATTGGCCGCTTGCAGCCGAACATGAAGCAAGCCGACCGTTCCTTCAGCTGGCACGACAGCTCACACTTCATCAAACGCTACATCGATGCCGCCGACGGCCAACCCGGTGTATTGGCCAGTCTGGCCGGCGGTCAGTACTATCTGTATGACGCTCATCTGGATTCGCGCAGCGGCACGCCGGGGCAGATTCTCGCGGTGCACGACGATGCGGTACTGGTGGCGACCGGTGATCACAGCCTGTGGATCGGTTCGCTGCGACGCAAACCCCAGCCCGGCGAAGAAACCTTCAAACGTCCGGCTCGGCATGTGCTCGCCGAACAGCTGACACAGGTGCCAACGCTGGATTGGTCGATCGTCTCTCAGCCTTTTAATACCGAAGGCTATCAACCGATCCGCTATCGCGAGTCGGGGCATGTCGGCGAGCTGACCTTCGAGTTTTACAATGGCGCCATGAGCACCGAACAGTGCCAGCGACTGGTGGAGGCTCTGCGCTGGGCCAAGTCCCGGGACACCCAAGTGCTGTTGATCAAGGGTGGACGCGGCAGTTTCTCCAACGGCGTGCACCTCAATGTGATTCAAGCCGCAGCGGTTCCGGGACTCGAAGCCTGGGCCAATATTCAGGCGATTGACGACGTCTGCCAGGAATTGCTCAGCGCCCGGCAACTGGTGGTCAGTGGCCTGACCGGCAATGCCGGGGCCGGCGGCGTGATGCTGGCGCTGGCTGCCGACATCGTCTTCGCCCGCTCCGACATCGTGCTCAACCCCCATTACAAGACCATGGGCCTGTACGGCTCCGAATACTGGACCTACAGCCTGCCCCGCGCCGTCGGCCCGGCAATGGCGGAAAAACTCACTGAAGACTGCCTGCCGATCAGCGCCCTCCAGGCCTTGCAATTGGGCATGGTCCAGGAAATCGGTCCGCGCTGCCCGGATGAGTTTGGTCTTTGGTTGTTGCAGCGGGCCAATGGTGCGTTGAGTGATCCGGCGTACCAAGCGATACGTGAGCGCAAAAGCCAGCTCGATCCTCAACTGATGCAGCACTGCCGCAATGCCGAGCTGGAAGAAATGCATCAGGACATGGTGCAGAACCGCAAACAATTCGCCGAGAAGTGCAGAAATTTTGTGTTCAAGCGCAAAGCGTGTGGCACGCCGCAGCGGTTGGTGGCCGATTGGGCGGTTGTTCGGGATGTTGAATTAGCCGATTGATTTGCGGTGTCTGACAGGGCCTCTTCGCGAGCAAGCCCGCTCCCACATTGGATTGGTGTCGGACAAGGATATTTGTCACACCGTAGATCGAATGTGGGAGCGGGCTTGCTCGCGAAGAACGATAACGCGGTATCGGAAGGCCATGGCTGCTCTTACAATGCCCGCATCTCCCACATCGGCCTGCCCATGGACATCGACCTCGCCCGCACCTTTCTGGAAATCGTCCGTCACGGCAGCCTGGCCGCGGCGGCTGAAAAGCTGCACGTTACCCAGACCGCGATCACCGCCCGGGTGCAGAAGCTCGAAAGTCAGTTGGGCAGCACGCTGTTCGTGCGCAACCGCGCCGGTGCGCGCCTGACGCCGAACGGTGAGGCCTTTGTGGTTTACGCCAATCAACTGGTGCAGACCTGGGAAGCGGCGCGCCGGGACTTGCCGCTGCCCGAGGGTTACCGCGATGTGTTGCACATTGGCGGCGAAGTCAGCCTGTGCAACCCGTTGATGCTCAGTTGGGCCGGCGAGCTGCGCGAGAAAATCCCCAGCCATGCCCTGCGCATGGAAATCCGCGACGGCGAAAACCTGCTGCGCCAACTGGAACTGGGGGTGCTGGATGCGGCGCTGGTCTATCAGCCGGAGTACTGGCCGCGCCTGCAAGTCGAGCAAGTGCTGGAAGAAAAGCTGATCCTGGTACGCCTGGCCGGACGGCCCGATCCTTACGTGTACATCGACTGGGGCCCGGACTTCCGTCGTCAGCACGATGCCGCGCTGCCGGAAAAAGCCAAGGCGGCCTTGAGTTTCAATCTCGGCCCGCTGGCCTTGCAGTACATCCTGGAAAACGGCGGCAGCGGCTATTTCCGTACCCGCGTGGTCAATAGCTACCTGGAAAGCGGCTTGCTGGAGCAAGTGCCCAAAGCCCCGGAGTTCAGCTATCCGACCTACCTGGTTTACTCCCGAGACCGCGACTCGGCGACCCTGCAACAGGCGTTCGACCTGCTGCGTGAAGTGATCAAGACCGATGACGACTGGTCCCAGCGCTGGAACCCGTTGACCTGACGCTAAACAGACGCCCTGCACCGGAGCATGGCATTTGTGTCCTCAAGTTCAGCCCGCCTGTGCGGCGGGATCGACTAATCTGCTGGTTATAACGATAACCACAGGTGACCTCAGTGAGGCAGACCACCGAAGCGTTCCGCGCGCGCTACCGTGCCGACATTCATCCGCTCTACAACCCTTGGTT includes these proteins:
- a CDS encoding hydrogenase maturation protein, producing MRSLKIILLASAFNGLTQRAWLDLRQAGHSPSVVLFTDEDAVCEQIEHAGADLVICPFLKDRVPQQLWSNLKRPVVIIHPGIVGDRGASALDWAITRELSRWGVTALQAVEEMDAGPVWATCEFNLPQGLRKSELYNGRVSDAAIACIREVVEKFIDGFEPVPLDYSQRHVIGRLQPNMKQADRSFSWHDSSHFIKRYIDAADGQPGVLASLAGGQYYLYDAHLDSRSGTPGQILAVHDDAVLVATGDHSLWIGSLRRKPQPGEETFKRPARHVLAEQLTQVPTLDWSIVSQPFNTEGYQPIRYRESGHVGELTFEFYNGAMSTEQCQRLVEALRWAKSRDTQVLLIKGGRGSFSNGVHLNVIQAAAVPGLEAWANIQAIDDVCQELLSARQLVVSGLTGNAGAGGVMLALAADIVFARSDIVLNPHYKTMGLYGSEYWTYSLPRAVGPAMAEKLTEDCLPISALQALQLGMVQEIGPRCPDEFGLWLLQRANGALSDPAYQAIRERKSQLDPQLMQHCRNAELEEMHQDMVQNRKQFAEKCRNFVFKRKACGTPQRLVADWAVVRDVELAD
- a CDS encoding LysR family transcriptional regulator: MDIDLARTFLEIVRHGSLAAAAEKLHVTQTAITARVQKLESQLGSTLFVRNRAGARLTPNGEAFVVYANQLVQTWEAARRDLPLPEGYRDVLHIGGEVSLCNPLMLSWAGELREKIPSHALRMEIRDGENLLRQLELGVLDAALVYQPEYWPRLQVEQVLEEKLILVRLAGRPDPYVYIDWGPDFRRQHDAALPEKAKAALSFNLGPLALQYILENGGSGYFRTRVVNSYLESGLLEQVPKAPEFSYPTYLVYSRDRDSATLQQAFDLLREVIKTDDDWSQRWNPLT